The following coding sequences lie in one Phragmites australis chromosome 8, lpPhrAust1.1, whole genome shotgun sequence genomic window:
- the LOC133926798 gene encoding inorganic phosphate transporter 1-2-like, which produces MAGGQLHVLATLDQAKTQWYHFMTIVIAGMGFFTDAYDLFCISLVTKLLGRLYYTDPTHKDPGSLPPNVSAAVNGVALCGTLAGQLFFGWLGDKLGRKSVYGFTLILMVVCSIASGLSIGQTPNAVIGTLCFFRFWLGFGIGGDYPLSATIMSEYANKKTRGAFIAAVFAMQGFGILFGTIVALIVSAAFRNAFPAPAYFVDAKASLVPEADYVWRVILMFGTIPAALTYYWRMKMPETARYTALIVGNTKQAAADMAKVLKKDIEEEQADRQVVASETWGLFSSQFLRRHGLHLLATSSTWFLLDIAFYSQNLFQKDIFTKVGWIPPARTMNAIEEVFRISRAQALIALCGTIPGYWFTVALIDVVGRFWIQIMGFFMMTVFMIALGAPYEHWTKPSNHTGFVVLYGLTFFFANFGPNSTTFIVPAEIFPARLRSTCHGISAAAGKAGAIIGAFGFLYAAQDPKKPDAGYSPGIGIRNALFVLAVTNFLGMLMSLFVPESKGMSLEELSKENVGDDDNI; this is translated from the coding sequence ATGGCGGGAGGTCAGCTCCACGTCCTGGCCACTCTCGACCAGGCCAAGACGCAGTGGTACCATTTCATGACCATCGTCATCGCCGGCATGGGCTTCTTCACCGACGCCTACGACcttttctgcatctcgctcgTCACCAAGCTCCTCGGCCGCCTCTACTACACGGATCCGACCCACAAGGACCCCGGCAGTCTCCCGCCCAACGTGTCGGCCGCCGTGAACGGCGTCGCCCTATGCGGCACGCTCGCGGGGCAGCTCTTCTTCGGATGGCTCGGCGACAAGCTCGGCCGCAAGAGCGTCTACGGCTTCACCCTGATCCTCATGGTCGTCTGCTCCATCGCGTCTGGCCTCTCGATCGGGCAGACGCCCAATGCCGTCATAGGGACGCTCTGCTTCTTCCGTTTCTGGCTTGGCTTCGGCATCGGCGGTGACTACCCGTTGAGTGCCACCATCATGTCCGAGTACGCGAACAAGAAGACCCGCGGCGCCTTCATCGCCGCCGTGTTCGCTATGCAGGGCTTCGGCATCCTCTTCGGCACCATCGTTGCGCTCATTGTCTCCGCGGCATTCCGGAACGCTTTCCCGGCCCCAGCATACTTTGTCGATGCCAAGGCGTCCCTCGTGCCGGAGGCCGACTACGTGTGGCGCGTGATCCTCATGTTCGGCACCATCCCGGCCGCGCTCACCTACTACTGGCGCATGAAGATGCCCGAGACGGCGCGGTACACGGCGCTCATCGTCGGCAACACGAAGCAGGCCGCGGCCGACATGGCCAAGGTGCTCAAGAAGGATAtcgaggaggagcaggccgaCCGCCAGGTGGTCGCCTCCGAAACTTGGGGCCTCTTCTCGTCGCAGTTCCTGCGGCGCCACGGCCTCCACCTCCTGGCGACCAGTAGCACATGGTTCTTGCTCGACATCGCCTTCTACAGTCAGAACCTCTTCCAGAaggacatcttcaccaaggtcGGGTGGATCCCGCCAGCGAGGACCATGAACGCTATCGAGGAGGTATTCCGCATCTCGCGCGCCCAGGCGCTGATCGCGCTCTGCGGCACCATCCCGGGCTACTGGTTCACCGTCGCCCTCATCGACGTCGTGGGCAGGTTCTGGATCCAGATCATGGGCTTCTTCATGATGACCGTGTTTATGATCGCGCTCGGGGCGCCGTACGAGCACTGGACGAAACCGTCCAACCACACCGGCTTCGTCGTGCTCTACGGGCTCACCTTTTTCTTCGCTAACTTCGGGCCCAACAGCACCACCTTCATCGTTCCGGCCGAGATCTTCCCGGCGAGGCTCCGGTCCACGTGCCACGGCATCTCCGCCGCGGCCGGCAAGGCTGGCGCCATCATCGGCGCGTTCGGGTTCCTGTACGCGGCGCAGGACCCCAAGAAGCCCGACGCGGGGTACTCGCCAGGAATTGGAATCCGCAATGCGCTGTTCGTGCTCGCCGTCACAAACTTCCTGGGCATGCTCATGTCGCTGTTCGTGCCGGAGTCCAAGGGCATGTCGCTTGAGGAGCTCTCCAAGGAGAACGTTGGCGACGACGACAATATCTAG